The Thermovenabulum gondwanense genome includes a region encoding these proteins:
- a CDS encoding polysaccharide deacetylase family protein, giving the protein MRTIRKRLLVLIYIMIIALLFYSFYFSDYDKTLRVFSFFDRLLPIYRVETQEKRIAISFDAAWGADKTPEILDILDKYKIKTTFFLVKMWMDKYPEMTKLIASFGHEIGNHSATHPHMGKLSKDEVVKEIQSTHLRIKELTGQDCKVFRPPFGEYSDTLIKTAQELGYYVIQWDVDSLDWKDLSASAIYDRVIKRVKPGSIVLFHNNGKNTPEALKIILPELIKQGYEIVPVSSLLIKGDYYIDGASGEMRKKL; this is encoded by the coding sequence ATGAGAACCATAAGAAAAAGATTATTGGTGTTAATTTATATCATGATAATTGCCCTTTTGTTCTACTCTTTTTATTTTTCGGATTATGATAAGACATTGAGGGTTTTTTCTTTTTTCGACAGATTGCTTCCTATATACAGGGTTGAGACTCAGGAAAAAAGGATTGCAATATCTTTTGATGCTGCCTGGGGGGCGGATAAAACTCCGGAGATTTTAGACATATTGGACAAATATAAAATAAAAACCACCTTTTTCCTTGTGAAAATGTGGATGGATAAATACCCGGAAATGACAAAACTTATTGCTTCTTTTGGACATGAAATAGGGAATCATTCTGCTACTCATCCTCATATGGGAAAGCTCTCAAAAGATGAAGTGGTAAAAGAGATTCAATCTACCCATCTCAGGATTAAGGAGTTAACCGGGCAGGATTGCAAAGTTTTCAGGCCACCCTTTGGGGAATACAGCGATACATTAATAAAAACAGCTCAGGAACTTGGGTATTATGTTATCCAATGGGATGTGGATTCCTTGGACTGGAAGGATTTAAGCGCATCGGCTATATATGACAGGGTAATTAAAAGGGTAAAACCGGGTTCCATAGTCCTTTTCCATAATAATGGAAAGAACACCCCCGAGGCTTTAAAAATAATTTTACCCGAGTTGATAAAACAGGGATATGAAATTGTACCCGTTTCATCTTTATTAATTAAAGGGGATTATTATATTGATGGGGCAAGCGGAGAAATGAGGAAAAAGCTTTAA